CCTTCTGGGTCGTCTATCTCCTCGTCGGCCGGCTGGATCAGTTCAGCGACCTGGACGCCGGCGGGCCCAATACACCCGTGGACTACGAGTGGAGCTTGCGCGACCTCGACAACAACTCGGTCAAGTTCTCCAACTTCCAGGGGAAGCCTCTGTTCGTCAACGTCTGGGCGACGTGGTGCCCCCCTTGCGTCGGTGAGTTGCCTTCGATCGCTCGACTCGCGGCGACGCCGGAATTGAAGGACAAGGTCGCCTTCGTCTGCATCTCCACCGACGAAGGGATCAACCCCGTCCGCTCCTTCATGCGAGGGAAAGACTGGCCCATGACCATCCTTCAGGCCGACCGCCTCCCCCCCGTCTTCATGAGCGACGCCATCCCAGCGACCTATCTGGTCTCGGCCGAAGGCCGCGTCGTCTACGAGTACGTTGGAGGCACGGATTGGGATACCCCCAAGGTCGTCGCGAAGCTCCGAAAGCTCGTCGCCGACTCGCCCCAGGGCTGATCGACGGCCGGCCCAAGGACCGTTTGCGCCGGTTATCCGGACCTCGCGTCTGACGAGGCCTTTCGTGAGTAAGTTGACCTTAGGAGATTAGCGCAGTCCAGACCGCCGAAGGTCGCGAATCGGTCGCTTCCTCGGTCGAAACGGGCTCGCGTTTGGCTCCTGAGGAACGAGGGTCCCCTCCCATCTCGCCGCTCCTCAATAATGGGCGGTGCGGCGGAGTCAGGGACCTCGCGAAAATGGCCGAGCGAACCCAATTCCAGCGGTGGCGAAATGAACCCAAACGGTCTTCTGGCAAAGACTTGGGGTCACGCCGCTGTTCCGCATCTCTCGGCGATCAAAGCCAATTGAACCCAATCGCCGCAGCCGGGAGAGATCCTGGCTGCGTCCATCGAGGACCCACGCCCCAGCGCAGAACGCCGGCGCGAATCTGGCTTATCGCCGGTCGGGCCGAGTTGTTGGAATTGGTCAAACGAAGCCAAACGCGGGCCTGCGTTTTGTACGCTCAAGACTCGACGGATCAAGACCTTGCGTCGCCCCAGGCCGTGCCGCGACGGCCGCAAACGAAGCCGCCCTCGACGCGGTCATTCGGTTCGCAGAGGTGGAGGCTCGGTCACGAAGAGCCCGTATTCCTCATTCCGGCGTTCGACCGACCCGCTCCCCTCGGCGAAACGAACTTCACGGAGGCGGCCGCGCAGAACGACCCCCTTCTCCAGGTCGAACCCGAACAGAGCGTAGCGGATGGCGATGCCGCCAGCCCCCTCAACGTGCCCCCAGCGCGCAACGTCCTGGGGATGCCCCATCGTGACGAACGGCCCCCGATCCGAGCGGACGAGACGGCCGGGGCGGAATCGCTGCGAATCCAGCGGATGCACCGCGCTGGTGAAGAGACGTGCAAGCATCGCGGCGGGTTCGCGTCCGTCATAGGTCGAACCGGCCGCCAGGCGGTCGCGCGGTTCGACGATCAGAGGCTGATCGCCCGACCAACCACCTTCCGGGGCCGTCTCCACCAGGATCTCGAGCCGGCGGAGTTCGCCGACCGAGGAGGCCGACGCCTGGACCTCCAGATCGATCCCGGCCCCTTCGCGACTCCGGCTCCACGCGGCCCGGACGGTCAGGCCGTGCCAGCCGGCGGGCTCGAAGGTCGCCACCAGTCGGGAATGAACGACCTCAAGACCGACCAGCGCGGAGCGGTGAAAGGCGGAGTCGTCCCGGCGGCCGGTCGCCGCGAGGCCCGCCATGGCCAGGTGCAGCCAGGTCGAGTCGGCCGATTTCAGCCCCATCCGGCCGTCGGCGTGCTCGAGCGTCCACGTATCGCCGGCCCAATCGATGACGAAGCGGTCGGTCTCGCTTCGTACGGCCGCCCCTTTCGGGTCTTCCACGGCGTCGTTCCCGATGCAAACGATAAAACCCCGCCGACCCGGGTTTTCGTCGGGTCGGCGGGGCCGGAACAGAGAAGAGGCCGGATAATCGAGGCAGACGCCCCGGTCGATCGATGCAGCGCCTATTCGGCGGCAAGGCAATCAACGAATTTGAAGATACTCCTCGTCCGACCGATGTCAAGAGTCGAGGCACGAATTCAGCGCTCGTTCGATCGAAGGTCCTCACGCTCGCCGGACGCAAATCGGCTTTCTATTGCCTCATCGAAGGCCCGCCCCTGCATCGGTCGCGGCTTACACGGCCGTTTTCTCATGGGCGGCAGCCGGGCTGGGAGCCCGGCGACGGGTGGTGTGGAAGGTCCGCCCGGACGTCTTCGACCCCAGGCATGCGACGTTCGGGCAGGCCGACCAGCCCGCCCGCGCGGCCGCCGCTTGAGCGTATGCCAGAGCCGTCTCACCCCCCTTACGCCGCTCCTCTCCCAAAAAACTAAAAGTACGTTGATACGAACATCTACGCGATCGTCTTGCCGCTACGCACGCGAAGCTGCGACGGAGGTCTCGCCGATGCAAGCATTAACATTTATTCGACAGTGGCTGCTTGACGAGCACGGGCGCGTTACATTAAATATCGAGACATGCCAGGCGGTTGAAGTTCGGCGAAGGCCGAGCGATCCAATCCACCCGGCATCATCGACGGTCATTTCCAACGGCCCGTTTCTACGGCCTTCGGCAGTCCTCAGTCTATCACTGTCAGATCGACGAACTGGACGATCGACCGTAGGTCTCGGTCCTCGGCAGAGCTTCTCGCAGTCGCACCTGTGCCTGAATGGTCCGATGAATATCGGACCGAGTCCTATCGCCTCGCCGCAGACTCTCTTTTCTTCATTCAAGCATGATTTGATCAACGAGCCGCGCCGCGGCCTCGTCGGTCGTCGCACGCGCTGCGACTTCCGCCGCGTCGCCGGGGCGTTCGCTTACGGGCTTTCGCGCCTGGGAAGCCCTCGTTCGTCGCCCTGCGCACTTCTGGTTCAAAGTCGGCCGCGGGTCGATTCGAGGCCCGTCGACCGGTGTTGTTTTCCGTCGTCACCCCGTTTGCGGAGTCAACGCCATGAAGCATCGCGGATTCACGCTGATCGAGTTGCTGGTGGTGATTGCGATCATCGCCGTCCTGATCGCCCTGCTGTTGCCCGCCGTCCAGTCGGCTCGCGAAGCTGCGAGACGAGCTCAATGCACGAACAACCTGAAACAGGTCGGTCTGGCGCTTCACAACTACGAAAGCTCCAACGGCGCCTTCCCGCCCGGCGGGGTTTCCGACGAGTCCAAGGGGACGAACTGGGGTGGATCGGTCGGCGGCAACAACCTGGCCTCATGGCGCGCTCTCGTCATCCCGCAGATGGAAGGCGGCAACGTTTACAACGCCATTAATTTCAATCTCCCGCTGAACGCCACGGTCTCCGCCGGGGGACAATGGACGGCCTTGATGACGGTGAACGCCACCTGGGTCTGCCCCTCGGACGACAACTTCCAGGGACAGGGGCCGGGCATCCGGTCCTCGAGCGGCGCCTGGGGCAACTATCCGAACGGGACGAGCCCCATCAATCCGTTCACAGGCGCGGCCGAGACCCGCGTCATGGTGAGCAACTACTCGGGAAGCTTCGGCGACAACTACGCCATCGGCGCTCTGTCCTCGGGCCAGAATCCCTGGGAGACCTATCCCTACCCGCCGACGCTCGGCGCCGGCCAGGCTCGTATCGGCTTTCCCGGCTTCTGGGGGACCGCCTGGAACGACGCCGTGTCGACGCAGTCGGGCGGGCAGCTCCGCGGGATGTTCTCGTACCGGATCATGGGAGTCGGCGCCGTGACGATCGCCTCGATCATCGACGGCACCTCGAACACGATCATGGTGGGGGAGGTCCTGCCGGCTCAGGCGGCTGACAGCAACTTCTGGAACAACAACGGCGCGACCTTCGGCACCACCATCCCGATCAACTGGCAGACCTTGCGGGCGCCCCTGGACGGCACGACCCCCTTCGGCACCACCGACTGGCAGAACCGCTTCAGCTACGCCAGCAAGGGAGCCAAGAGCAGGCACCCCGGCGGAGCCAACTTCACCTTCGGGGACGGCTCGGTCCGCTTCCTGAAGAGCTCCATCGCGCTGCCGGTCTACTGCGCCCTGGGGAGCCGAGCCGGCGGCGAAGTCATCAGCTCCGACTCGTACTGATCCCCTTCCGGACTCCCCCGCCGACTCCTCCATTGAGGCGAGTCGGCGGAGTCCACGGTTCTCCTCGTGAACGAAGGGACCACTCGATTCATGATCCATCGCTCGGCTCAACTTCCGCGAAATCGATCGACCTGCAGCCGATTCGGCCTCTTACTCCTCGTCCCCGCCCTGCTCACGGCGGGCTGCGGGGACGACGGCCTCGGCGAACGTTACAAGGTGACGGGAACGGTGACCTACCAGGGGAAGCCGGTTTCCAACGGCTCGATCCAGTTCTATCCGAACGGCGGAGGCCCTGAACAACGGGGGGCCACCGGCGTCATCAAGGACGGCGTCTACTGGCTCTCCACCCAGGGGGACGACGACGGCGCCTTCCCCGGGAGCTACGTGGTCGCGATCACCGCCCGCAAGCCCGACATGAGCAAAGCCCAGGAAAACGCCGACAAGATCGGCGGCCTGTACCGACAGGAAGACGTCGCGAAAGCCTACAAAAAGGCTCCCAGCGAGATTCCTGTGAAGTACGAGTCGCCAGAATCCGGCGGCCTCAGCGCCAAGGTGGAAGCCAAGAGCAACACGATCGACTTCAACCTCACCGATTGACGTCTCACTCCCGCCCGTCGCAGCGCGTCGGCGGGCGGGCCTTTCCGAGTGAGCGTTTCCTCACATCACCGACTGGCGGTCTTCCGTTCGTACGGGTTACAATCATTTCAACGCCCTTCTCGATTCTCTCAGGGCGGTTCGCGACCTGTCCCATCGGGGCCCGTCCGTGACCAGACAATCCGTCCACTGCTCGTTCCCCGGTTGCTCCGACCCGGCGTCGTACAAGATCGCCGCACGATGGAGCGACGGCAGCTTTGCGGAGCTGAAGACGTACGGCTTCGCCTGCTCGGAGCATCTCGGTCGGGTCTTCCAGGAGGCGGAACAGCGGCAGGCGAGTTACAAGACGGCTCCGAACGAGAGCCTGGAGGAGTTGGCGATCTATCGCTACGAGGCTGGTAAACGCGACCGCCAACTCCAACGTCTCTGGGGACTTGAAGACAACTACCGGACGTAAGTTCACCGGCCTGTTCGTCAGGTCCCCGTCCCATGTCGCGGCCGTCACGAGCGGAGCGATCGGCGCAGGCATTTCGCGGTGCGCGCGGCTCGCGATTTCGGGCGACGATCCGTAAGCCGAAGCCTCAAGGCGGGTCGATACTACGGTCGGCCAAGCCCGCCTCCCCCCTCGCATCGACGCTGGGGAGTGGGCGGGCCGAGTGTGCGGGATGCGTCGTGGCCGCGTGGGGCGGGACGGGCGGATCGCCGGAAGAGGGTCGAAGCGGATCGAGGGCCGCCCCATGGGGGGCCTACCGACGCCGAAACCTTCCCGAGCGCTCCCGCACGGCTCGCCGCCTCGGAGCGAGGAAGCCCGGTCATGCCGAATGACGCTCGAAGGATCGATCAGGCATGCGCCCCGCTCGGCGTTCAAGGAGGTAACCAGGAAGTGAACATCATCACGACCCGTTTCGGTCTGATCCAGGCCCAGGAATCGGAGCTGTACCGAATTCCTGAAGGCCTACTGGGGTTCCGCTCTTATACGCAGTTCCTTCACCTCCCCGATCCCGTCGTCTCGGGCCTTTCGTGGCTGCAAAGCGCCACGGCGCCCGACCTGGCCTTCGGCCTGGTCGCGCCCCCGTTGGCGGTGGGAGACTATCGGATCGAGATCCGCCCCGGCGACCGGGCGGCGTTGGAACTGACCGACGAGCGATCGGCCCTGGTCTACGTCGTCCTGAACCGCAGCGCCGCGGGGGGGTTGACTGTCAACCTCCAGGGGCCGCTCGTGTTCAACCCCGTGCGTCGCCTGGGAAGGCAGCTCGTCCTCACCTCCAGTCGGTATCCTGTGCGGTATCCTCTGGAGGCGGCGGCCCAGCCCGCGACCCCGACCCTGCTGCCCGGCCTGACACCGTTGCGAGCGACGGCGTGAGGACGGCGGCCTGTCCCTCGGATATTCAAGGGCTTCTCACCATTCCCGTCTCCGTCGCGGGCGCCGAGAGCCCGGGCCGCGTGATCGGGGATGGTCACGGGCCTCGTTGGCAGGAGGAAGGAGCCGAGAACGATGCTGGTCCTGTCCCGACACCGCGACGAGAGTATCATCATCGGTGACGACATCGTCATCACCGTGGTCGATATTCGGGGCGATAAGGTCCGCTTGGGGATCGCGGCCCCCATCGAGATCTCCGTGCACCGTCAGGAGGTCTACGAGGCGATTCAACGCGAGAATCGTCAGGCGAGCCGCCTGGAACCCCAGGAAGCCCGCCAGATCGAACGCCTTAACCCGCCCGTCCGCCGCGATCTCCGCCGATCGCGGTCCGACGAGATCTAAGCGGACGCGCGAATTCAGGTTTCGATCGCTCGCGAGCGTCTCTCCACCTGGGTTCGACGGCCCCTTTCACGGGTCGTCGGCCCACCTGACAAATCCCCACATCCGCCGGACGGCGACGCCCCTTCCCTGGGGCGTCGCACGTCCGGTTTATCATTTTCCGAGACCGTAAAGCCGGCCGATCGGGATCGAACGAAACCGCGAGTTCAGCCGATTCCAGGAAGCC
The nucleotide sequence above comes from Paludisphaera rhizosphaerae. Encoded proteins:
- a CDS encoding TlpA family protein disulfide reductase — its product is MNSGAPSTPKAPRDWTWPMVFGVFAAFWVVYLLVGRLDQFSDLDAGGPNTPVDYEWSLRDLDNNSVKFSNFQGKPLFVNVWATWCPPCVGELPSIARLAATPELKDKVAFVCISTDEGINPVRSFMRGKDWPMTILQADRLPPVFMSDAIPATYLVSAEGRVVYEYVGGTDWDTPKVVAKLRKLVADSPQG
- a CDS encoding DUF1559 family PulG-like putative transporter, with protein sequence MKHRGFTLIELLVVIAIIAVLIALLLPAVQSAREAARRAQCTNNLKQVGLALHNYESSNGAFPPGGVSDESKGTNWGGSVGGNNLASWRALVIPQMEGGNVYNAINFNLPLNATVSAGGQWTALMTVNATWVCPSDDNFQGQGPGIRSSSGAWGNYPNGTSPINPFTGAAETRVMVSNYSGSFGDNYAIGALSSGQNPWETYPYPPTLGAGQARIGFPGFWGTAWNDAVSTQSGGQLRGMFSYRIMGVGAVTIASIIDGTSNTIMVGEVLPAQAADSNFWNNNGATFGTTIPINWQTLRAPLDGTTPFGTTDWQNRFSYASKGAKSRHPGGANFTFGDGSVRFLKSSIALPVYCALGSRAGGEVISSDSY
- the fliW gene encoding flagellar assembly protein FliW, whose amino-acid sequence is MNIITTRFGLIQAQESELYRIPEGLLGFRSYTQFLHLPDPVVSGLSWLQSATAPDLAFGLVAPPLAVGDYRIEIRPGDRAALELTDERSALVYVVLNRSAAGGLTVNLQGPLVFNPVRRLGRQLVLTSSRYPVRYPLEAAAQPATPTLLPGLTPLRATA
- the csrA gene encoding carbon storage regulator CsrA — protein: MLVLSRHRDESIIIGDDIVITVVDIRGDKVRLGIAAPIEISVHRQEVYEAIQRENRQASRLEPQEARQIERLNPPVRRDLRRSRSDEI